ataacaaaagaaatcttgaaaaagaaaagcaaaactggagctatcacaattccaggcttcaaggtatattataaaaattgtaGTAATGGAAACAGTGTAGACATGTAGGTCAattgaacagaacagaaaacacagaaataaacccacaagtATAGGGTCAGTTAATCCTCAACACAGCAGGAAAGAAgatccagtgggaaaaagtcagtctcttcaacaatggtgctgggaaaacaggacagctacatgcaaaataaactagaccactctcttacaccatacacaaaaataaattcaaaatggattaaagacctaaatatgagacctgaaaccataaaaatcttagaagagagcacagacaataatttctctgacctcagccatagcTATATTTTTCTGGATGTCTCTTCAGACAaggtgaacaaaaacaaaaatgaaccattgggactacatcaaaagaaaaagcctctgcacagcaaagaaaaaatcaacaaaactaaaagacaacctactgaatgagagaagatatttgcaaataacatacctgataaagggttagtttccaaaacacataaagaacttataaaacaacACCCAGaaattaaataatccaattaaaaagtgggcagaagacatgaacagacatttctccaaagaagacatccagatggccaacagccatatgaaaagatgctcaacatcactcatcatgagggaaatgcaagtcaaaactacaatgagatatcacctcacacctgtcaggatgactaaaataaaaaacccaagaaacaacaagcattggtgaggatgtggagaaaaaggaaccctcgtgcgcTGTTGGTGGGCAGGCACACTGATGTgaccactgtagaaaacagtacagGCTTTCCtcaatagttaaaaatagaactaccttatgatccagtaattgcactactaagtattgacccccaaaatacaaatgcactaattcaaaaggatgcatgcacccctatgtttaaagcagtattatttataatagcccaattatggaagcagctcaagtgtccatcaacacgAGTGGGtaagccatcagggagattcaaattaaaaccacattgagataccaccttacaccacttagaatggccaaaattagcaagacaggaaacaacatgtgttggaggggatgtggagaaaggggagccctcttacactgttggtgggaatgcaagttggtacagccactttggagaacagtgtggagattcctcaagaaattaaaattagagcttccctatgaccctgcaattgcactactgggtatttaccccaaagatacagatgtagtgaaaagaagggccatctgttccccaatgttcatagcagcaatggccacggtcgccaaactgcggaaagaaccaagatgcccttcaatggacgaatggataaggaagatgtggtccatatacactatggagtattatgcctccatcagaaaggatgaatacccaacttttgtcgcaacatggacgggactggaagagattatgctgagtgaaataagtcaagcagagagagtcaattatcatatggtttcacttatttgtggagcataacaaatagcacggaggacaaggggagttaggagaagggagttgagggaaattggaaggggaggtgaaccatgagagactatggactctgaaaaacaatccgagggttttgaaggggtggggggtgggaggttgggggaaccaggtggtgggtattggagagggaatggattgcatggagcactgggtgtggtgtaaaaacaatgaatactgttacgctgaaaataatttaaaaaattaaaaaaaaatacatgagtgGGTAAACAAGAAATGTATATATTccaacatacatatatatgttggaatattacccagccataaaaagaatgaaatcttgccatttgcaataacatgaatggagctagagaatataatgctaagtgaaataaatcaatggagagagataactatcatatgatctcactcatatgtggaatttaagaaataaaacaaaggagcaaaagaaaaaagagagacaaagcaaggaACAGACTCTTAGTTCTAGAGAACaacctgatggttaccagaaggaaggtggTTGGAGGgctgggtgaaataggtgatggggagtaaggagggcacttgtgatagaCACAGTGTGGTAcatggaattgttgagtcactgtattatacacttgaaactaatatagcactgtatgttaactatactggagttaaaattaagtaaataaaatttgccttttttctaAGCTCTTTGGGAGatattaatgaaagaagaaatctaTTTAGATTTACGGTCATGGTTGTTGTATAGAGAATGAATTGGAAGAGTAAAAGAGGGTAGAGGAAAGCTGGTTAGGGTTGTATTAGGATTTGGTTGGATTAGGATTAGGTTGATTATGATAGATACAGAAGcaataaagaaatgtatatatgaatatataaatacatatacagagAGATTTTAAGGAAGCGGCTTACATAATTGTTGCAGTTGGCAATTTCAAAATCCACAGTGCAGTCCAGCAGACTGAAAATTCCATAAGAGTTGATGTTGTAGTCTTGAGTTCAAAGGCATTATCCCTCTTTTTCAGAggtcttcagtttttttcccttcagGCTTTCAACTGATTGAACAAGCACTCCCCACATTATGGAGAGTAATGTATTTTCCTCAAAGCCCAGCAATTAAATATTAGTCACAtctaaaaataccttcacagccaAGACTGTTGTTTAACCAAACAACTGATCACCATAACCTAGTCAACACATAGAATGAGCTATCACAGGAGTTCTAttgcaaaataaatgtataaggTGGTAGTTTGAAATACAAGTGttgacaatgaaaatgaaaagaagtaggAAGTAAATATTTAGACTCTGAATGTACGACATTTTGTGGCTGAATGCAGGACTGTGAAGGGGGAAGAGAAATCAATTTCTCTCAGGGTTCAGAACCCATAAACTGAGTGAGGGGCCTCTTGCTGGGATACAGAATATTGGAGGGAGGAATTTGGGGTAGGAAATGATACCTCTGTTTGAGATGATCTGTCCTTGAATTTCTTTAGACAAAAGCACGTTGGTTTAAAACATTAAAGAGAGGACTGGGGAAGAGAAATAAGTGTGGTAGTCAGTACATAAAGGTAAGCTTCATGGAGAAAACACAGTCCGGTCCCCTCTAACTTCCTTCACAGGATGTGAGTCTGCCCATGAACAAGTCACTTCAAGAGTTGTTTGTTCCCTCAGTCTCTGAAGAGTTCAGGAGTCATGCTCAGTCCCACAGAGAAGTCACCAATTTGACCTGATGGAAGCATTCACAGGTTAGGGACATCCTATCCTGTTCTTTTATGAGGTCCCCTGCAACGAGGCTGGAACCAGAGTTGGGGAACACATGCCAACATTTCTGGGTCCACAGAATCCATTCCCAGCAGATAACTGTACTGCAAAAAATGTTTCCAATAGTTTTACTGTCTGGTTCCACTTGGTCATTTCCCCTCAAAATGTATTCAGTCATAATAATTATGCTCATTTCAGGTTAACTTCTGTTGAAACGGACTTAAAGGTATGGAGGACAATAACCTTAACTAATGCAGAGAactgcttttgaaaaaataagaaaacttataAAGGATTTTCAGTTGATTAGGTATGTTTTCATGTGGACCAATTTGTGTTcgtaatttaaattaattttgttgaCGGTAACTTACTATAAGCCTCATTTACAAATTGGTATCAGAAAATCCACccccccactttattttttatttttttttaaagattttatttatttatttgacagacagagatcacaagtaggcagagaggcaggcagagagagatggggaaggggaagcaggctccccgctgagcagagagcccgatgcggggctccatcccaggaccctgagatcatgacctgagctgaaggcagaagctttaacccactgagccacccaggcgcccccacccccccgctttAAAACCTCCATACTGGCTGACATATTGCCTGACATATTTAGaccacatatatataatttttagacATACTTAGaccacataaatataatttttattattatatgtatggtattttatcaaatactatataaaagcttcactaagaaaatatttttctggcgAGCTCCCTCTTTAGCGCCCCCTTCATCTCACTATTCCTGAGGCTGTAGATGAGGGGGTTCAACATGGGGACCACTATCAGGTAGAACACAGACACCACCTTGTTCTGGTCAGTTGAGTAGCAGGACTTGGGCATCACATAGATGAATGTGATTGTCCCATAGAACAGagtgactgctgtgaggtgggaCGTGCAAGTGGAGAAGGCCTTGCAGCATCCCTCAGTGGAGCGCATCTTCAGGATTGTGACGAGAATACAGATGTAGGAGACTGCTATGACACACACAGTGACCATGATGATGGAGCCAGCCGTAAATGAGGGGACAACAGCGGGGATACTGCTATCAGAACAGGAGAGCTTAACTAAAGGagcaaaatcacagaaaaaatggTTGACTTGATTTGGTCcacaaaagagtaaaaatgagaAGCAAATAGTAGAAGAGGAAGCATTGAGAAAACTACCTATGTAAGTCACTGCGAGTAGGCGAACACAAACTTGTGTGCACATTTTGGTTGAATAAAGCAATGGGTTGCAGATTGCCATGAAGCGATCGTATGCCATGGCAGCCAGCAGGAAGCACTCACTTGACCCAAAGAAAACAACTGAGCCCAGCTGGATGGCACATCCGAGATAAGAGATGGTATTTCTCTCCACCAGGAAGTTTACAAGCATGTTGGGTGTGACAGCAGATGAATAGCCTATGTCAGCCAAGGCCAAGtggctcagaaaaaaatacatagggtGGTGAAGCTGCGAGGAGATTCTGATCAGCATGATTGTGCTAAGGTTACCAGATATGGTCACCAGGTAGATGCAGAGGATGGTCGGGAAGAGGATGACTTGAAGGACAGGGTCATTGGTTAGGCCCAGTAAAATGAACCCTGTCACTGCAGTGTGGTTCCCACCCCCCAAGGAATCCATGAGACAACAGAGCAGCTCCCCAAATGAACCTGTGGTGAAAACATTATGGGAGTTATAAATTTGATGGCTTTATTTTCGTTAATACACAAAGACGTTATTATAAACAAGCAAATATTTAAACTAAGTTTGaactatttcttttactttaaaaaatttatttactttacataAAGTTTTAGagtaaaaaatgtgtttatatgagtgttctgtattttaagAATTGTATTCAGCAGAAACtagaaaatcttcaaataatatacccttttctctttatattatttataaaatgtatgtaaagaaGCTTTAAAgctaaagattaaaaacataagACTTACATAAAGAACAAAAGGAATGGTAAGCCtaacagaaaggataaaaatgtgtataagagcctatatttaaacattttaatggagTCTTGAGTAATAGCTAAtgttattgaatgcttactaagTGGTAGGCACAGGGTTAAGAATTTTGTATATACAGTTCCTTAATTTCTATGAACTAATATTAAGCATTTTAATGtgatttatagatgaagaaactgaccttaaaaatattaagtaatttatcTAAGTTTACATAGCACGTGGTAGAATCAAGATATGAATCCCAGACAGTTTGAATCTAGTTCATTCCTTTGGTGACTATGctgtaaacaaaattaaataatacttacGATGAAGCAGTCTCTTGGAAATAGGTGGATAACGAATTAACCTTTCTACTTGAGGATAGCTTACATATAAAAGAAAGGTACTAGTTAATCACAAAGTTtacaaaatctgtaaaataagaccatttcttaaaaaggagaaatacaagTTTTCTTGATAggacaaggaagaaataaaaaggaatttcaaaTTAAGGTTATAAATGAAAAGTCAGCTATTGTAAATTTATTATGTACATGTAATATTTACAATTAAAATATTGTCTTATCAAGGAGATTGATGTCAATCTACTAGGCAAAACATTATTAATATCTAGGACATAATTAAACTACATTTATTcaaacaaaatcattttctaatGTAGCAATGCTTTCTCATTGGAGAAttctagaataaaataattttgttttgataTGGTGTACAGCTGAATGAACTTCCTGCCTAAGAAATTAAGAAGTTACCCATGTCCAACCAGCACGTGGCCAGATGGAATCTCATCTCCATGTTTTCT
This DNA window, taken from Lutra lutra chromosome 10, mLutLut1.2, whole genome shotgun sequence, encodes the following:
- the LOC125079993 gene encoding olfactory receptor 502-like — its product is MDSLGGGNHTAVTGFILLGLTNDPVLQVILFPTILCIYLVTISGNLSTIMLIRISSQLHHPMYFFLSHLALADIGYSSAVTPNMLVNFLVERNTISYLGCAIQLGSVVFFGSSECFLLAAMAYDRFMAICNPLLYSTKMCTQVCVRLLAVTYIGSFLNASSSTICFSFLLFCGPNQVNHFFCDFAPLVKLSCSDSSIPAVVPSFTAGSIIMVTVCVIAVSYICILVTILKMRSTEGCCKAFSTCTSHLTAVTLFYGTITFIYVMPKSCYSTDQNKVVSVFYLIVVPMLNPLIYSLRNSEMKGALKRELARKIFS